The Halobacterium hubeiense genome contains the following window.
GTTCTCCGCGACTTCCGAGTCGTCCGTTTCGCCGGCCGCCAGCAGCGTCACCAGCCGGGCCGCCAGCTCGCGGTTCATCTGCTCGTAGCCTTCCTCGATGGTCTGCTCGCGAGCCCGCCAGGCGTCGTTGTCGAAGCCGATGAAGTTGTCGACCTTCGTGACGAACGACTGCAGCGACCGCGCGGCGTTCAGCGCCGGTCGGCCGCCTTCGAACTCGCCGGGCAGCACGCCGAGGCCGTACACGGGCTCGTCGTACATCTCCTGGAGCGCGTCGATGACGACCGGGCCGCCACCGCTGCCGGTGCCGCCGCCGAGGCCGGCGACGACGAGCATCGCGTCGACCTCGTGAATTTCGATGTCGTCGAACGCGCGACGAATCTCCTCGATATCGGCCGAGGCGACTTCGGCGCCGACTTCGACGTCACCGCCAACGCCGTGGCCTTTCGCCTTCTGGTTCGTGTCACCGATGAGGATCCGCCGCTCTTCGGGGATGTAGTCGGGCTTGGCAAGGTCCGTTCGCGCGGTGTTGATGGCGTGGACGTGTTGGCAGAGGTTTCGATCCGTTCGGGATTCGAACTCGAGCATTCGATCGACGATTTTGCTGCCGGCGTTCCCAACGCCGATCGTTGCGAGTTTCATTGTGGTGGGTCTATCCCGTCATGGATATTTAAAACCCGCGAGTATTGAAACATCAATGACGGGTTTCCTGTGGGTGGTTCTTCACAGGCGGCCCAAGGCGGATGCCCTGACCCTTGAGGTCGGGTAGGAAGCCGACAGCAGAATACACAAACCACCGGTCTCAAACACGTGCGTTCTCGCGGGACTCGCCGTTCCGAGTCCCACTGCTAGGCACTGGTGTAGGAAAGCTTGGAAGAACCGATGACGCCGCCCTCAACAGCGTCTATGTCCCTCTTCCAAGGTCGGTCGGGCTCAACGGCTCCAACCAACAAGAACACATTCTGTATCGGTCCAATTAAACCTATCGGGCGGTCCGATACGCCCCAGTTTGCACATGTTTGTATTTGAAAGCCTTCACTTCTCTCTTGGCGGTCGGGTAATGGCCCATGTTACCCCATCCGAACTTCCGCCCCATCGCTCAAACTCGAACGCTGTCGTCCGCGCTTCGAGATCTGTCATTGCAACCCCAACGCGTTTTACCGATGCGTCGAGAGCGGTTGCAATGTGGCGGCTTTTGACAAATAGCCGTCCATCTGTGGCCTCGGCGTCCAAGTACTGGAGGATTCTGTCCTGTAACGCGGGTTGGCTTGCTTCAGACACATCTATGCTGGCCACATTATCGTTATCAACTTTTCGCGAACCAGTTACTGTCTCGTCTGCGAGACAGCGGGTTCCGTTTGTCCTCCGGTTCGGGGTGGTCACGCCAAGTGGCCGGTTCTCCGCTTACACGGCGAGTGCGACGCCGAATTCACGGCCACACCCCTCTTCGAGCGAGCGCGTCAGGTTTCCGAGGTTGTATACAGTGCGAGGCTGCAGACGAC
Protein-coding sequences here:
- a CDS encoding tubulin/FtsZ family protein yields the protein MKLATIGVGNAGSKIVDRMLEFESRTDRNLCQHVHAINTARTDLAKPDYIPEERRILIGDTNQKAKGHGVGGDVEVGAEVASADIEEIRRAFDDIEIHEVDAMLVVAGLGGGTGSGGGPVVIDALQEMYDEPVYGLGVLPGEFEGGRPALNAARSLQSFVTKVDNFIGFDNDAWRAREQTIEEGYEQMNRELAARLVTLLAAGETDDSEVAENAMDSSDIIRTLDTGGVSTIGYAATQVDNEAGEGLLDRWSGDQTTQQDDGSNATKIQGLVRRAVNSRLTVPAEISSADRVLVVVSGPPSEFSRKGIESARQWLEQEADTVEVLVGDDPRKQSPQLAAAVLLSNVTETPRIEEIQNQAVDAQEKIAEQEAVREEEINDLITDENDDLDPVV
- a CDS encoding DUF7123 family protein; translation: MTTPNRRTNGTRCLADETVTGSRKVDNDNVASIDVSEASQPALQDRILQYLDAEATDGRLFVKSRHIATALDASVKRVGVAMTDLEARTTAFEFERWGGSSDGVTWAITRPPREK